Proteins encoded within one genomic window of Oryza glaberrima chromosome 12, OglaRS2, whole genome shotgun sequence:
- the LOC127756726 gene encoding uncharacterized protein LOC127756726 isoform X1 — translation MGFDNECVLNIQTLPGEYFCPVCRTLICPNEALQTQCTHLYCKPCLAYIVATTQACPYDGYLVTEADSKPLMESNKPLAETIGKVTVHCQYHKSGCQWHGNLSDCITHGTTCAYGNSPVVCNRCSTQIVHRQVQEHAQLCPGLQPQAQAQHTDSSMMQSSATGTQAAVQGPSAVASAVPMTPVTAAPTTVPSTTTARAGTDSAIAVASAGSTTVSTVAVAPSLPVAPTAASQGQALAPQTPTAEQYQQQLQYQQYYQQHYPGYNPYMQQYQQYGQYQQYTQPQTQIAPQNVAQAPAQSAPYAQPQVLQPNQPQHMVPFQPQNQPHLTQLQAPAAQSQSQQHPPLQSAAQTQIVQAQPQSQVSFQQPQPHAQPTTHTPVPTQLGSQPFAMPPTQATPSEVQPHVQPHIPQHHQVMAQQQQPQLQHLPQQQHPNAQQQSYPQMQAYHQPPPMSHAQPQNPSVHAVTGHQSFSQPQPAHQMQQGAPLQRSLHVSQQQMPSAQHHALAHTPQGQQPTMMAQGTQQTPQHQHVGHHALRPEIYASIPPQAAPQGFPLNAPASSQTGQSYQQGMPSSQQLMHAPLQSQGQQFMQQHPTHTSAGRSMNYVAPQEQFQNQSGGPVKGLQAGVMNQQPPMRMASDNVGATSELHGAGQSFGQGSSSLKKPTSESEKSENATNATGNTEVSGKNGSAESALVNPISLDGSDGSDKGKGKGKVDFSAWESNSHDPDARGGKGTRSGISNDLVKGGSLQQAPQHPYGPDSMLPQHMRQPGHMPYMQGLPNQMRPPKHSFPENSRPPMQQPFEMAPRVLGPNQNQMRISQSIRPDGAIVRPPMGAPMPGLHDSTVPPFAPEYVGQPHPLGTKKNNSVGNGPHGGSRALFEGGFNSSQKHSKSCAANPGRNNVSHKDFEDNMKQFPVPTHLDGEGHQRGPRPFEGGLGRPDGFADILPGRPPLTNHPGPFPIGFGEDYPRKPNSTVSYPDFISPGAEFGHRGIDGIPTLRNAGPFLQGMTGGPGGLHKDQLGSSNFPGSGHHDFDNSEFPRTRFHPGDAFVPRNLHGGGWGGGQLHGIEPSDYGYRGHMHADDPNIPIDYSRHGFPKESAHFGSGGHLRDGDVSWCRICNTSCGTVENLNIHVETREHHQHAMDIVLKMKQDVAKRRKNSFRNSGGPKSFKKKVPGKDSFRGNRR, via the exons ATGGGTTTCGATAATGAGTGTGTTCTGAATATTCAAACTCTTCCTGGTGAATATTTCTGTCCTGTTTGTCGGACGCTCATATGTCCCAACGAAGCTCTGCAAACTCAGTGCACACATCTCTACTGCAAACCCTGCTTGGCTTACATAGTGGCAACCACACAAGCCTGCCCTTATGATGGCTATTTGGTTACAGAAGCTGATTCCAAG CCTCTGATGGAATCAAATAAACCCCTTGCTGAGACAATTGGTAAAGTTACAGTCCACTGTCAGTATCACAAGAGTGGTTGTCAATGGCATGGTAATCTGTCTGACTGCATCACACATGGTACTACTTGTGCCTATGGGAACTCTCCTGTAGTTTGTAACCGTTGCAGTACTCAGATTGTACACCGTCAAGTGCAAGAACATGCTCAACTCTGTCCA GGTTTGCAACCTCAGGCGCAAGCACAACACACTGACAGTAGTATGATGCAGTCATCAGCAACAGGAACCCAGGCAGCCGTGCAAGGTCCTTCTGCAGTGGCCTCAGCAGTCCCTATGACGCCTGTTACAGCAGCTCCTACAACAGTACCATCCACAACTACAGCCAGAGCTGGAACAGATTCTGCTATCGCAGTTGCTTCAGCTGGTTCAACCACTGTAAGCACCGTGGCTGTGGCTCCTTCACTTCCGGTGGCACCTACTGCTGCTAGTCAAGGTCAAGCACTTGCTCCTCAAACTCCAACAGCTGAGCAATACCAGCAGCAGCTCCAGTACCAGCAGTACTATCAGCAACATTACCCTGGATATAACCCCTACATGCAGCAGTATCAACAGTATGGTCAGTACCAACAGTACACACAACCTCAGACGCAAATTGCACCCCAGAATGTGGCTCAAGCTCCTGCGCAATCTGCTCCATATGCTCAGCCTCAAGTTCTACAGCCCAATCAGCCCCAACACATGGTGCCATTCCAACCTCAGAATCAGCCCCACCTTACACAACTCCAAGCACCAGCAGCTCAGTCACAGTCTCAGCAGCATCCACCATTGCAGTCTGCAGCTCAAACTCAAATTGTACAAGCACAACCACAAAGCCAAGTATCTTTCCAACAGCCTCAACCCCATGCACAACCTACAACCCATACACCAGTCCCTACACAACTTGGTAGCCAACCATTTGCAATGCCTCCTACTCAAGCAACACCATCTGAAGTTCAGCCACATGTTCAACCTCATATTCCACAGCACCATCAGGTTATGGCTCAGCAACAACAGCCACAACTGCAGCATTTACCTCAGCAGCAACATCCAAATGCACAGCAGCAATCTTATCCACAAATGCAGGCATATCATCAGCCTCCTCCAATGTCTCATGCACAACCTCAGAATCCTTCAGTTCATGCAGTAACAGGTCATCAATCATTTTCACAGCCTCAGCCAGCACATCAGATGCAACAAGGTGCTCCACTGCAACGTTCCCTACATGTATCTCAGCAGCAAATGCCTAGTGCTCAGCATCATGCACTCGCACATACTCCACAGGGCCAACAACCAACTATGATGGCTCAAGGGACTCAGCAGACACCACAACATCAGCATGTTGGGCATCATGCCCTGCGGCCAGAAATATATGCTAGCATTCCTCCACAGGCAGCACCACAAGGATTCCCTCTAAACGCACCTGCTTCCTCACAAACAGGTCAATCATACCAACAAGGAATGCCCTCATCACAACAACTGATGCATGCACCTCTCCAATCCCAAGGCCAACAATTTATGCAACAGCACCCTACTCATACTTCTGCTGGTCGGTCTATGAATTATGTTGCACCACAAGAGCAGTTCCAAAATCAATCTGGTGGTCCAGTTAAAGGTTTACAGGCAGGTGTGATGAATCAACAACCACCAATGCGTATGGCCTCTGATAATGTAGGAGCAACGTCTGAATTGCATGGTGCTGGACAATCTTTTGGGCAGGGCTCTTCGTCTTTAAAAAAACCTACTTCGGAATCTGAGAAATCAGAAAATGCAACTAATGCCACCGGTAATACAGAAGTAAGTGGGAAAAATGGAAGTGCTGAATCAGCTCTTGTAAATCCTATTTCATTGGATGGGTCAGATGGTTCAGACAAGGGGAAGGGGAAAGGAAAAGTTGACTTTTCAGCTTGGGAAAGTAATTCACATGATCCAGATGCTCGGGGAGGCAAAGGGACGAGGTCTGGTATATCAAATGATCTTGTGAAAGGTGGATCATTACAGCAGGCACCACAACATCCTTATGGACCTGATTCAATGCTTCCTCAACATATGCGTCAGCCTGGGCATATGCCGTATATGCAGGGGCTGCCAAATCAAATGAGGCCACCTAAACATTCCTTTCCTGAAAATAGTCGGCCTCCAATGCAACAACCATTTGAAATGGCACCTAGGGTGCTTGGTCCAAACCAAAATCAGATGCGAATTTCACAGTCCATCAGACCTGATGGTGCTATAGTTCGGCCACCGATGGGGGCACCAATGCCTGGGCTGCATGATTCAACAGTTCCTCCTTTTGCTCCTGAATATGTTGGTCAGCCTCATCCTCTTG GAACTAAAAAGAACAATAGTGTTGGCAATGGACCACATGGAGGCTCAAGGGCTTTATTTGAAGGTGGATTCAATTCTTCACAGAAACATTCCAAGTCATGTGCAGCAAATCCTGGCAGAAACAACGTTAGCCACAAAGATTTTGAAGATAATATGAAGCAGTTTCCAGTGCCTACTCACCTTGACGGTGAAGGTCATCAAAGGGGTCCTAGACCTTTTGAAGGAGGTTTAGGTAGACCTGATGGTTTTGCTGATATATTACCTGGAAGGCCTCCATTGACAAATCATCCTGGTCCATTTCCTATAGGCTTCGGAGAAGATTACCCAAGGAAACCCAATTCGACTGTTAGTTATCCTGACTTTATTTCGCCTGGTGCAGAATTTGGTCACCGTGGTATTGATGGAATACCTACTCTTAGAAATGCAG GTCCATTTCTTCAAGGGATGACAGGCGGGCCTGGAGGTTTGCATAAAGATCAGCTAGGCTCTAGTAACTTTCCTGGGAGTGGACACCATGATTTTGACAACTCAGAGTTCCCTCGTACTCGATTCCATCCTGGTGATGCTTTTGTGCCAAGAAATCTGCACGGTGGTGGTTGGGGTGGTGGCCAATTGCATGGCATTGAACCTTCTGACTATGGCTACAGAGGTCACATGCATGCAGATGATCCAAATATTCCAATTGATTATTCTCGGCATGGTTTTCCAAAAGAATCTGCCCACTTTGGTTCG GGCGGACACTTGAGAGATGGAGATGTCAGTTGGTGCCGTATATGCAATACTAGCTGTGGTACAGTAGAGAACCTGAATATACATGTAGAGACCAGGGAACACCATCAACATGCTATGGACATTGTTCTGAAAATGAAGCAAGATGTTGCAAAGAGGAGAAAGAA TTCCTTCAGGAATTCTGGTGGTCCCAAGTCATTCAAGAAAAAAGTACCTGGGAAGGATAGCTTTCGTGGAAATAGGCGTTAG
- the LOC127757357 gene encoding leucine-rich repeat receptor-like protein kinase PXL1, which yields MIPSLKVLNLSGCSLATANQLLLPRLNLTNLEVLDASSNSFDHPMSASWFWNITSLQYLDLSSNRLYGQIPHKLMMTSLQFLDLSSNGDGDKNMGVMATDLSNLCSLKVLKIRWALLYGDITEMFKNLSSNCSPNQLKELDLGVNQLTGTLPKWIGQLTSLVKLDLSSNNITGPLPASVGRFTDLKFLDLSDNHLTRNVPHEIGLLTGLTKIYLYNNDLDGMITKEHFANARSLQVIDLSYNALTIDISSEWQPPSKLSIAHFAACIVDKLPQWFSDAFSNVKYLNISNNQLIGGLPASLSFMSLSELYLSSNQLTGKIPALPPNISFLDLSNNSLSGPLPSGSGAMNAMEFSLFSNKLSGQIPESFCKYQGDRNYGSISRVFDTNMTSIDLSSNNLTGEIPEEIIALNVLVYLNLSRNHFIGVVPSKIGEMQSLESLDLSRNKISGEIPATLSNLTFLSYLDLSYNNLTGRIPSGTQLDSLYAANPFMYIGNIGLCGHPLQNNCSRDNASKQGRHQGGTKEGHGIDFFYLGLGCGFITGTWMAFGVLLFKRRWRIAFFQLPDKLYDKVYVLVATWARRTQTDRLP from the exons ATGATCCCTTCTCTGAAGGTCCTTAATCTTTCTGGCTGCTCTCTTGCTACCGCAAACCAGCTGCTGCTACCACGCCTGAACCTCACAAACCTTGAGGTGCTGGATGCCTCCAGTAACTCCTTCGACCATCCAATGTCGGCCAGCTGGTTTTGGAACATAACAAGCCTACAATACCTTGACCTCAGTTCAAATAGATTGTATGGGCAAATTCCGCACAAACTGATGATGACATCCCTACAATTCCTTGATCTTTCGTCTAATGGAGATGGTGACAAGAACATGGGCGTCATGGCCACGGACCTTAGCAATCTATGCAGTTTGAAGGTCCTGAAGATTCGCTGGGCTCTCTTATACGGAGACATAACTGAGATGTTTAAGAATCTGTCGTCTAATTGCTCGCCCAATCAACTGAAGGAACTAGACCTCGGAGTAAACCAGTTAACTGGGACGCTACCAAAATGGATAGGGCAGTTAACGAGCTTGGTTAAACTAGATCTCAGTTCGAACAACATCACAGGGCCTCTCCCAGCGTCTGTAGGTCGATTCACTGATCTGAAGTTCCTTGACCTCTCTGACAATCACTTGACTAGAAATGTCCCCCATGAGATCGGTTTGCTCACTGGTCTGACCAAAATTTATCTATACAATAACGACTTGGATGGGATGATAACAAAGGAACACTTTGCTAATGCAAGGAGCCTGCAAGTCATAGACTTGTCTTATAATGCTCTGACTATTGATATCAGCTCGGAGTGGCAACCACCATCTAAATTAAGCATTGCACACTTTGCAGCCT GCATAGTTGATAAGCTTCCACAATGGTTCTCCGATGCCTTTTCAAATGTCAAATACTTGAACATCTCCAACAATCAGCTCATCGGAGGATTGCCGGCCAGCTTGAGCTTCATGTCACTTTCTGAACTCTATCTCAGTTCCAACCAGTTAACTGGTAAGATACCCGCACTACCACCAAACATAAGCTTTTTGGACTTGTCCAATAACTCCTTGTCGGGACCTTTGCCCTCTGGTAGTGGAGCTATGAATGCAATGGAGTTCTCGCTATTCTCTAACAAATTAAGTGGTCAAATTCCGGAATCTTTTTGCAAATATCAAGG GGACAGGAACTATGGTTCCATTAGTAGAGTTTTTGACACAAACATGACGAGCATTGATTTATCTTCAAACAATTTAACCGGCGAAATTCCAGAAGAAATAATTGCTCTTAATGTGCTAGTGTACTTGAATCTGTCACGGAACCACTTCATCGGAGTTGTTCCAAGCAAGATTGGGGAGATGCAATCTCTGGAATCACTCGACCTCTCAAGGAACAAGATCTCAGGGGAAATACCAGCCACTCTGTCAAATCTAACGTTCTTAAGTTACTTGGACTTGTCGTACAACAATCTTACGGGAAGAATTCCATCGGGAACACAGCTTGATAGCTTGTATGCAGCAAATCCATTTATGTACATTGGCAACATTGGACTTTGTGGGCATCCTCTCCAAAACAATTGCTCGAGGGATAATGCATCAAAGCAAGGTCGTCACCAGGGAGGAACAAAAGAAGGTCATGGGATAGATTTCTTTTATCTTGGACTTGGGTGTGGCTTCATAACTGGTACCTGGATGGCATTTGGTGTTCTGTTGTTCAAGCGAAGATGGAGAATTGCTTTCTTTCAACTACCAGACAAGCTGTACGACAAAGTATATGTCCTTGTCGCTACATGGGCAAGGAGAACACAAACTGATCGATTACCATGA
- the LOC127756726 gene encoding uncharacterized protein LOC127756726 isoform X2 has translation MGFDNECVLNIQTLPGEYFCPVCRTLICPNEALQTQCTHLYCKPCLAYIVATTQACPYDGYLVTEADSKPLMESNKPLAETIGKVTVHCQYHKSGCQWHGNLSDCITHGTTCAYGNSPVVCNRCSTQIVHRQVQEHAQLCPGLQPQAQAQHTDSSMMQSSATGTQAAVQGPSAVASAVPMTPVTAAPTTVPSTTTARAGTDSAIAVASAGSTTVSTVAVAPSLPVAPTAASQGQALAPQTPTAEQYQQQLQYQQYYQQHYPGYNPYMQQYQQYGQYQQYTQPQTQIAPQNVAQAPAQSAPYAQPQVLQPNQPQHMVPFQPQNQPHLTQLQAPAAQSQSQQHPPLQSAAQTQIVQAQPQSQVSFQQPQPHAQPTTHTPVPTQLGSQPFAMPPTQATPSEVQPHVQPHIPQHHQVMAQQQQPQLQHLPQQQHPNAQQQSYPQMQAYHQPPPMSHAQPQNPSVHAVTGHQSFSQPQPAHQMQQGAPLQRSLHVSQQQMPSAQHHALAHTPQGQQPTMMAQGTQQTPQHQHVGHHALRPEIYASIPPQAAPQGFPLNAPASSQTGQSYQQGMPSSQQLMHAPLQSQGQQFMQQHPTHTSAGRSMNYVAPQEQFQNQSGGPVKGLQAGVMNQQPPMRMASDNVGATSELHGAGQSFGQGSSSLKKPTSESEKSENATNATGNTEVSGKNGSAESALVNPISLDGSDGSDKGKGKGKVDFSAWESNSHDPDARGGKGTRSGISNDLVKGGSLQQAPQHPYGPDSMLPQHMRQPGHMPYMQGLPNQMRPPKHSFPENSRPPMQQPFEMAPRVLGPNQNQMRISQSIRPDGAIVRPPMGAPMPGLHDSTVPPFAPEYVGQPHPLGTKKNNSVGNGPHGGSRALFEGGFNSSQKHSKSCAANPGRNNVSHKDFEDNMKQFPVPTHLDGEGHQRGPRPFEGGLGRPDGFADILPGRPPLTNHPGPFPIGFGEDYPRKPNSTVSYPDFISPGAEFGHRGIDGIPTLRNAGPFLQGMTGGPGGLHKDQLGSSNFPGSGHHDFDNSEFPRTRFHPGDAFVPRNLHGGGWGGGQLHGIEPSDYGYRGHMHADDPNIPIDYSRHGFPKESAHFGSGGHLRDGDVSWCRICNTSCGTVENLNIHVETREHHQHAMDIVLKMKQDVAKRRKKNSGGPKSFKKKVPGKDSFRGNRR, from the exons ATGGGTTTCGATAATGAGTGTGTTCTGAATATTCAAACTCTTCCTGGTGAATATTTCTGTCCTGTTTGTCGGACGCTCATATGTCCCAACGAAGCTCTGCAAACTCAGTGCACACATCTCTACTGCAAACCCTGCTTGGCTTACATAGTGGCAACCACACAAGCCTGCCCTTATGATGGCTATTTGGTTACAGAAGCTGATTCCAAG CCTCTGATGGAATCAAATAAACCCCTTGCTGAGACAATTGGTAAAGTTACAGTCCACTGTCAGTATCACAAGAGTGGTTGTCAATGGCATGGTAATCTGTCTGACTGCATCACACATGGTACTACTTGTGCCTATGGGAACTCTCCTGTAGTTTGTAACCGTTGCAGTACTCAGATTGTACACCGTCAAGTGCAAGAACATGCTCAACTCTGTCCA GGTTTGCAACCTCAGGCGCAAGCACAACACACTGACAGTAGTATGATGCAGTCATCAGCAACAGGAACCCAGGCAGCCGTGCAAGGTCCTTCTGCAGTGGCCTCAGCAGTCCCTATGACGCCTGTTACAGCAGCTCCTACAACAGTACCATCCACAACTACAGCCAGAGCTGGAACAGATTCTGCTATCGCAGTTGCTTCAGCTGGTTCAACCACTGTAAGCACCGTGGCTGTGGCTCCTTCACTTCCGGTGGCACCTACTGCTGCTAGTCAAGGTCAAGCACTTGCTCCTCAAACTCCAACAGCTGAGCAATACCAGCAGCAGCTCCAGTACCAGCAGTACTATCAGCAACATTACCCTGGATATAACCCCTACATGCAGCAGTATCAACAGTATGGTCAGTACCAACAGTACACACAACCTCAGACGCAAATTGCACCCCAGAATGTGGCTCAAGCTCCTGCGCAATCTGCTCCATATGCTCAGCCTCAAGTTCTACAGCCCAATCAGCCCCAACACATGGTGCCATTCCAACCTCAGAATCAGCCCCACCTTACACAACTCCAAGCACCAGCAGCTCAGTCACAGTCTCAGCAGCATCCACCATTGCAGTCTGCAGCTCAAACTCAAATTGTACAAGCACAACCACAAAGCCAAGTATCTTTCCAACAGCCTCAACCCCATGCACAACCTACAACCCATACACCAGTCCCTACACAACTTGGTAGCCAACCATTTGCAATGCCTCCTACTCAAGCAACACCATCTGAAGTTCAGCCACATGTTCAACCTCATATTCCACAGCACCATCAGGTTATGGCTCAGCAACAACAGCCACAACTGCAGCATTTACCTCAGCAGCAACATCCAAATGCACAGCAGCAATCTTATCCACAAATGCAGGCATATCATCAGCCTCCTCCAATGTCTCATGCACAACCTCAGAATCCTTCAGTTCATGCAGTAACAGGTCATCAATCATTTTCACAGCCTCAGCCAGCACATCAGATGCAACAAGGTGCTCCACTGCAACGTTCCCTACATGTATCTCAGCAGCAAATGCCTAGTGCTCAGCATCATGCACTCGCACATACTCCACAGGGCCAACAACCAACTATGATGGCTCAAGGGACTCAGCAGACACCACAACATCAGCATGTTGGGCATCATGCCCTGCGGCCAGAAATATATGCTAGCATTCCTCCACAGGCAGCACCACAAGGATTCCCTCTAAACGCACCTGCTTCCTCACAAACAGGTCAATCATACCAACAAGGAATGCCCTCATCACAACAACTGATGCATGCACCTCTCCAATCCCAAGGCCAACAATTTATGCAACAGCACCCTACTCATACTTCTGCTGGTCGGTCTATGAATTATGTTGCACCACAAGAGCAGTTCCAAAATCAATCTGGTGGTCCAGTTAAAGGTTTACAGGCAGGTGTGATGAATCAACAACCACCAATGCGTATGGCCTCTGATAATGTAGGAGCAACGTCTGAATTGCATGGTGCTGGACAATCTTTTGGGCAGGGCTCTTCGTCTTTAAAAAAACCTACTTCGGAATCTGAGAAATCAGAAAATGCAACTAATGCCACCGGTAATACAGAAGTAAGTGGGAAAAATGGAAGTGCTGAATCAGCTCTTGTAAATCCTATTTCATTGGATGGGTCAGATGGTTCAGACAAGGGGAAGGGGAAAGGAAAAGTTGACTTTTCAGCTTGGGAAAGTAATTCACATGATCCAGATGCTCGGGGAGGCAAAGGGACGAGGTCTGGTATATCAAATGATCTTGTGAAAGGTGGATCATTACAGCAGGCACCACAACATCCTTATGGACCTGATTCAATGCTTCCTCAACATATGCGTCAGCCTGGGCATATGCCGTATATGCAGGGGCTGCCAAATCAAATGAGGCCACCTAAACATTCCTTTCCTGAAAATAGTCGGCCTCCAATGCAACAACCATTTGAAATGGCACCTAGGGTGCTTGGTCCAAACCAAAATCAGATGCGAATTTCACAGTCCATCAGACCTGATGGTGCTATAGTTCGGCCACCGATGGGGGCACCAATGCCTGGGCTGCATGATTCAACAGTTCCTCCTTTTGCTCCTGAATATGTTGGTCAGCCTCATCCTCTTG GAACTAAAAAGAACAATAGTGTTGGCAATGGACCACATGGAGGCTCAAGGGCTTTATTTGAAGGTGGATTCAATTCTTCACAGAAACATTCCAAGTCATGTGCAGCAAATCCTGGCAGAAACAACGTTAGCCACAAAGATTTTGAAGATAATATGAAGCAGTTTCCAGTGCCTACTCACCTTGACGGTGAAGGTCATCAAAGGGGTCCTAGACCTTTTGAAGGAGGTTTAGGTAGACCTGATGGTTTTGCTGATATATTACCTGGAAGGCCTCCATTGACAAATCATCCTGGTCCATTTCCTATAGGCTTCGGAGAAGATTACCCAAGGAAACCCAATTCGACTGTTAGTTATCCTGACTTTATTTCGCCTGGTGCAGAATTTGGTCACCGTGGTATTGATGGAATACCTACTCTTAGAAATGCAG GTCCATTTCTTCAAGGGATGACAGGCGGGCCTGGAGGTTTGCATAAAGATCAGCTAGGCTCTAGTAACTTTCCTGGGAGTGGACACCATGATTTTGACAACTCAGAGTTCCCTCGTACTCGATTCCATCCTGGTGATGCTTTTGTGCCAAGAAATCTGCACGGTGGTGGTTGGGGTGGTGGCCAATTGCATGGCATTGAACCTTCTGACTATGGCTACAGAGGTCACATGCATGCAGATGATCCAAATATTCCAATTGATTATTCTCGGCATGGTTTTCCAAAAGAATCTGCCCACTTTGGTTCG GGCGGACACTTGAGAGATGGAGATGTCAGTTGGTGCCGTATATGCAATACTAGCTGTGGTACAGTAGAGAACCTGAATATACATGTAGAGACCAGGGAACACCATCAACATGCTATGGACATTGTTCTGAAAATGAAGCAAGATGTTGCAAAGAGGAGAAAGAA GAATTCTGGTGGTCCCAAGTCATTCAAGAAAAAAGTACCTGGGAAGGATAGCTTTCGTGGAAATAGGCGTTAG